The sequence below is a genomic window from Fusobacterium varium.
TACACCTTTTTTTGATTTTGAATGGTTATCTTGTACAAATTCATCTATTATTCCAATCTCTTCAAACTCTTTTTTATTATATGATTCTAAAAAAAATCCTCTATTATCTCCAAAAACAGTTGGTTTTATTATATATAATCCCTCTATTCCTGTTTCTATCTTTTTAAATTTTGACATTTATTATCTCTCCTTGATAAGATTCATTAGATATTTTCCATATTCAGATTTTAGAAGTGGCTCTGCTAACCCTTTTACCTTTTCCTTAGTTATCCAACCATTTCTATATGCTATCTCTTCTGGACAAGCTACCATTACACTTTGCCTTGATTGAATTGTTTTTACAAAGTTACTTGCATCTAAAAGACCATCATGTGTTCCTGTATCAAGCCATGCCATTCCTCTTCCCATACTTACTACATTAAGAGTTCCTTCATTTAGATACATTTCATTTAAAGTTGTAATTTCAAGTTCTCCTCTTTTTGAAGGTTTTACTTTTTTAGCTTTTTCTACTACTGTATTATCATAAAAATATAATCCAGGAATTGCATAATTTGATTTAGGCTCTTTTGGTTTTTCTTCAAGAGAGATAGCTTTTCCATTTTCACCAAATTCTACAACACCAAAATCTTTAGGATTAGGTACATAATAACCAAATATTGTAGCTCCCTTTTTTCTTGCTTCTGCTTCTTTTAACATTCCTGTAAAACCATGTCCATAGAAAATATTATCTCCAAGAACTAATACACATGAATCATTTCCTATAAATTCTTCTCCAATCAAAAATGCTTCTGCTAATCCATTTGGCTGTTCTTGAATTGCATAAGAAATATTTAATCCAAAATCATTTCCATTTCCTAAAAGCTCTTCAAATACAAGAATATCACGAGGAGTAGAAATAACTAAAATATCTTTTATTCCTGTAAGCATAAGAGTTGATAAAGGATAGTAAATCATAGGTTTATCATAAATTGATACTATTTGCTTTGATATTGCTTTTGTAATAGGATAAAGTCTTGTTCCTGACCCTCCTGCTAATATTATTCCTTTCATATTTTTCTCTCCTTTAAACTAACTTTTAATTCTTTAGTTTCTAATAAAGCTTGTCTTAAAGCTTGTAAATATTTTTTTCCATATTTTTTATCTGGTTCTAAATAAGCTCCTTCTGCCCATTCATTCCATGCATTTATAAAAATTATTTCTTTATTATTTTTCTTTTCTTTTTCTATTAATTTTTTCATATATACTTTAAATTTTTCAGGATTACTACCTATAAAAATTCTTGAATTATTTATTCCTCTTCTAGGACTATTATCCCAATCTGTAAAAGCACTAAAAAATATTTTAGGTTCACTTTTTCTATTTAAAATATCTTTCCAAAAAATATCATAATCTAATATAGTTACCCTCCATCTATTATTATTTATATTTAAAAATTTTTTTAATAATTTCTTACTTTTTTGAAAATTAACTTTAAAAAAAATTTTTTGATTAAAAAAAGAAACTTTTACTTTTTCAAAGAGTTCTGACACTTTTTTTAAAGTATTAATTGAATATAAATTTTGAGTATAACCAGGTTCAAACATAATTCCATAATCAAAAATATTTTTTTTCACTTTATTTATTTCTTTATAATCATTCTGTGCTATAAAACATATTCCTGCAAGTCCATTTAATTTAGCTAAATATTGCCAATACTCTATCATTTCAGCTATCTTTTTTATTTCCATAGGTTTATAAATTAAAAAAATTGGTTTTTTATCTTTTAATATATATCTATCATCTTTAAAAAAATCTAATAAATAATAAAAATGTTCTTCCCATTCTTTTTTTTCACCATATTCTTGTTTCATTATTACTTCTCTATCTTTTCCATCCCATGTTCTTGTCCAATTTTCATTTGCCCAACATAAACAAAATTTTTGATTTAAACTTTTGTCTTTTAAATAATTTTCTATTGGTTTTTCCATTAATTTTTTTCCATTTTTAAACCAATAGTGATAAAAACAAAAACCATAAATTCCATGTTCTTTTGCTAATTTTATTTGCCATTCTATAACTTTATTATCTAGTAAATTATAATAATTATTATTTTCTGGTTCTCTTGGTTGATAATGCCCTTTAAATAAAGATTGTGATTTCTTTGTGTTTGTCCATTCTGTAAAATCTTTTCCCCACCATACATCATTCTCTGGAAATGAATGAAACTGAGGTAAATAAAATGTTATTATTTTCATTTTTTCAGTAAATATTTAAGAATAAATATTTACTATTACATCTCCCTTCTATAAATATTTTTTTATTTTTTAATAATATTTTTTTAAAATTTTTATCAAACTTTCAATTAAAAATTTATTTCTTATTTTTCTTTTTAGTAAGTTAGTTGTAGAATGTTCTAAGTGATATATTTTTAAATTTTTATCAAAATAAATTTTTTTCTTTAATTTTCTTAATTCTTCTGCAATAAATATTTCTTCGCCATATAAAAAACTAAAATACTTTTGTTCTTTTATTAAAAAAAATTCTTTCTTTAATAAAAAGAAGGAACCATGAGGTGCATAAATATAAGAGGAATTTCTATTTTTCATTGAAACTATTTTTCTTTTTAAACTTCCAATTTTTTCATACATCATATCAATATATACATTTTTTTTTATAAAAATAATTCTTTCTATCTTATTTTTTTTTAGTCTAATATTATAAAAAGGATTTTGATAACTTTGGTTATGTACAGAATAAATATTAGGAGCTATACACCAAACCTCATCCGAATAATTTGTAGATGTAAAATCAAAATTTTTTATTTCTATATCTGTATTTGACAAAACAATCCATTGAGGTAAAGTTTT
It includes:
- the rfbA gene encoding glucose-1-phosphate thymidylyltransferase RfbA — its product is MKGIILAGGSGTRLYPITKAISKQIVSIYDKPMIYYPLSTLMLTGIKDILVISTPRDILVFEELLGNGNDFGLNISYAIQEQPNGLAEAFLIGEEFIGNDSCVLVLGDNIFYGHGFTGMLKEAEARKKGATIFGYYVPNPKDFGVVEFGENGKAISLEEKPKEPKSNYAIPGLYFYDNTVVEKAKKVKPSKRGELEITTLNEMYLNEGTLNVVSMGRGMAWLDTGTHDGLLDASNFVKTIQSRQSVMVACPEEIAYRNGWITKEKVKGLAEPLLKSEYGKYLMNLIKER
- a CDS encoding glycoside hydrolase family 99-like domain-containing protein, yielding MKIITFYLPQFHSFPENDVWWGKDFTEWTNTKKSQSLFKGHYQPREPENNNYYNLLDNKVIEWQIKLAKEHGIYGFCFYHYWFKNGKKLMEKPIENYLKDKSLNQKFCLCWANENWTRTWDGKDREVIMKQEYGEKKEWEEHFYYLLDFFKDDRYILKDKKPIFLIYKPMEIKKIAEMIEYWQYLAKLNGLAGICFIAQNDYKEINKVKKNIFDYGIMFEPGYTQNLYSINTLKKVSELFEKVKVSFFNQKIFFKVNFQKSKKLLKKFLNINNNRWRVTILDYDIFWKDILNRKSEPKIFFSAFTDWDNSPRRGINNSRIFIGSNPEKFKVYMKKLIEKEKKNNKEIIFINAWNEWAEGAYLEPDKKYGKKYLQALRQALLETKELKVSLKERKI